The following are from one region of the Caldilineales bacterium genome:
- a CDS encoding carbohydrate ABC transporter permease: protein MAKAQTHTRRIRWGRLMAYLILILGAVAVLYPLFYILMNSVKPGREILHSPTSLPSQIVMDGYRLMWEQLNMPRLFANSLFLALSVTLLNLLLDGLAAYALAKIPFPGREAIFAFMLGTMMIPGILFLIPTYVILYRLEWVPSFKALIIPGAVSVFSIFLLRQFMKQIPDELVEAARLDGASEISIFFRIILPISRPALATVAVLTFMGSWNDFFGPLLYLNKPELWTVQMGLYQFQTSVPGENAEQIWAATTVITAPLVLLYFLMQDQFMAAFANVRFK, encoded by the coding sequence ATGGCAAAAGCACAGACACACACCCGACGCATCCGCTGGGGCCGGTTGATGGCCTACCTGATCCTCATCCTGGGAGCAGTGGCCGTCCTCTACCCCTTGTTCTACATCCTGATGAACTCCGTCAAACCAGGGCGCGAGATTCTGCACAGCCCCACGAGCCTTCCCAGTCAAATTGTGATGGATGGCTATCGTCTGATGTGGGAACAACTGAACATGCCGCGGCTCTTCGCCAACTCGCTGTTCCTGGCGCTCAGCGTCACACTGTTGAACTTGCTCTTGGATGGACTGGCTGCCTATGCCTTAGCCAAAATCCCGTTTCCGGGGCGAGAAGCGATCTTTGCCTTCATGCTGGGCACAATGATGATTCCGGGAATTCTCTTCCTGATCCCCACCTACGTCATCCTTTATCGCCTGGAGTGGGTGCCCTCGTTCAAAGCCCTCATCATACCCGGCGCCGTCAGCGTCTTCAGCATCTTCCTGTTGCGCCAGTTCATGAAGCAGATTCCGGACGAGTTGGTGGAAGCCGCTCGACTAGATGGAGCCAGCGAGATCAGCATTTTCTTCCGCATCATCTTGCCGATAAGCCGCCCGGCGCTGGCGACGGTGGCGGTCTTGACCTTCATGGGTAGCTGGAATGACTTTTTCGGCCCGTTGCTCTATCTCAACAAGCCCGAGTTGTGGACGGTGCAAATGGGTCTGTATCAATTTCAGACCAGTGTACCAGGCGAGAACGCCGAGCAGATTTGGGCGGCCACAACCGTGATCACGGCCCCGTTGGTGCTGCTCTATTTTCTCATGCAGGACCAGTTCATGGCCGCGTTCGCCAATGTGCGCTTCAAATAG
- the pstA gene encoding phosphate ABC transporter permease PstA, translating to MNRQRADRLATGLITAVAALVVIPVILVIVFLVWNGLSALSWEFLTAAPRNGMKEGGIMPAILGTLLLTFATAIAAFPLAILAAIYLAEYAGDTRLTRWVRLAIVNLAGIPSIVYGLFGLGMFVLFLGLGTSIVAGALTLGLLTLPVVISTSEEAILSVPQSFRLVSYSLGATKWQTIRHQVLPHALPGILTGIILGLGRAAGETAPILFTVAAFYLPELPGSIFDQTMALPYHLYVISTQVPGMPLKVQYGTALVLMLIVLSLTLVATIVRTTMRRRRDW from the coding sequence ATGAACCGGCAGCGCGCCGACCGGCTGGCGACCGGGTTGATCACGGCGGTGGCGGCCCTGGTGGTGATCCCGGTCATTCTGGTGATTGTCTTCCTGGTGTGGAACGGCCTTTCCGCCCTGAGTTGGGAGTTCCTGACCGCCGCCCCCCGCAATGGCATGAAGGAGGGCGGGATCATGCCGGCCATCCTGGGCACGCTGCTCCTCACCTTTGCCACGGCCATCGCCGCCTTTCCGCTGGCCATCCTGGCCGCCATCTACCTGGCCGAATATGCCGGCGACACCCGCCTGACGCGCTGGGTGCGGCTGGCCATCGTCAATCTGGCCGGCATCCCCTCCATCGTCTACGGCTTGTTCGGGCTGGGGATGTTCGTCCTTTTCTTGGGTTTGGGCACCAGCATCGTGGCCGGGGCGCTGACGCTGGGCTTGCTCACCCTGCCGGTGGTGATCAGCACCTCCGAGGAGGCCATCCTCTCCGTGCCGCAGAGTTTCCGGCTGGTGAGCTACAGCCTCGGCGCCACCAAATGGCAGACCATCCGCCACCAGGTGCTGCCGCACGCCCTGCCCGGCATCCTCACCGGCATCATCCTCGGCCTGGGGCGCGCCGCCGGCGAGACCGCCCCGATTCTGTTCACGGTGGCGGCCTTCTATCTGCCCGAATTGCCGGGTTCCATCTTCGACCAGACCATGGCCCTGCCCTATCATCTCTATGTCATCTCCACACAGGTGCCGGGGATGCCGCTGAAGGTACAATATGGCACGGCCCTGGTGCTGATGCTCATCGTCCTCTCGTTGACGCTGGTGGCGACGATTGTCCGCACCACGATGCGCCGCCGCCGCGATTGGTGA
- the phoU gene encoding phosphate signaling complex protein PhoU → MTIIRERFERELHTLHDNILRMGSRVGDQIRLALQALQHLDLQMAHEVQIADNAVNQARFDIEEECFALIVTQQPAARDLRAIVSAMNIIVDLERIGDQAKGIAKVIPHLVKNPPADWPVELQRMGSLAVNMLHQAMLAYAHDNIDLARALSDLDNEMDTMYASVFTQVMFQMAQAAHPERVEAAYELLRVARELERMGDLATNIAERVIYVKTGRMTEMNVDKDDAVEQGRGG, encoded by the coding sequence ATGACCATCATCCGTGAGCGTTTCGAGCGCGAACTGCACACTCTTCACGACAACATCCTTCGCATGGGCAGCCGGGTGGGGGATCAGATCCGGCTGGCTTTGCAGGCGTTGCAGCACCTGGACTTGCAGATGGCGCACGAGGTGCAGATCGCCGATAACGCCGTCAATCAGGCCCGCTTCGACATCGAGGAGGAGTGCTTCGCCCTCATCGTCACCCAGCAGCCGGCTGCCCGCGACCTGCGCGCCATCGTCTCGGCCATGAATATCATCGTCGATTTGGAGCGGATCGGCGACCAGGCCAAAGGCATCGCCAAGGTCATCCCGCATTTGGTCAAGAATCCGCCGGCCGACTGGCCGGTGGAGCTACAGCGGATGGGATCGTTGGCCGTGAATATGCTGCACCAGGCCATGCTCGCGTATGCGCACGACAATATCGATCTGGCTCGGGCCTTGAGCGATCTGGACAACGAGATGGATACGATGTACGCCAGCGTTTTCACGCAGGTCATGTTCCAGATGGCGCAGGCGGCGCACCCTGAGCGGGTGGAGGCGGCGTATGAGTTGTTGCGGGTGGCGCGCGAGTTGGAGCGGATGGGCGATCTGGCGACCAACATCGCCGAACGCGTGATCTACGTCAAGACCGGGCGGATGACGGAGATGAATGTGGATAAGGATGATGCGGTGGAGCAGGGGAGAGGGGGGTAG
- a CDS encoding LysM peptidoglycan-binding domain-containing protein, translating into MKSRFFRRWLAVATATFLLALLFAAVAQAAEPAPGPEAAAAPPVHVVQSGETLASIAARYGVTVTNLMRWNSLRNPNVIYAGQRLIVGAGDTGAAAPTGGGGGVYIVRRGQTLGAIARKYGVSVEALRAANGLRGDVIFVGQRLRIPAAGGGGGGTGQYHVVQAGDTLEAIARKYGTTADALAKLNQLANASLIRVGQRLLVSGSAAPAAPTVRGRKMIVVDISEQRCWRYEGETLLNTWRCSTGRNNSTATGAFRVQSKLRRAFGSTWNIWMPYWLGIYWAGSTENGLHGLPWEATTGRRTWAGLVGTPITYGCVMLNDAAMKAVWEWADIGTSVVIRR; encoded by the coding sequence ATGAAATCACGCTTCTTTCGCCGTTGGCTGGCGGTCGCGACCGCCACTTTTCTGCTGGCGTTGCTGTTCGCGGCCGTCGCCCAGGCCGCCGAACCGGCGCCCGGCCCGGAGGCAGCCGCAGCCCCGCCCGTCCATGTTGTCCAATCGGGCGAGACCCTGGCCAGCATCGCCGCCCGCTATGGCGTGACCGTGACCAACCTGATGCGCTGGAACAGCCTGCGCAACCCCAATGTCATCTATGCCGGGCAGCGGCTCATCGTCGGCGCCGGCGATACCGGAGCGGCGGCGCCAACCGGTGGGGGCGGCGGGGTGTACATCGTCCGCCGCGGGCAGACATTGGGCGCCATTGCCCGCAAGTACGGCGTCTCGGTCGAGGCGTTGCGCGCGGCCAACGGTTTGCGCGGGGATGTCATCTTCGTCGGCCAACGGCTGCGCATCCCCGCAGCCGGAGGCGGGGGAGGGGGGACGGGCCAATATCATGTCGTTCAGGCCGGCGACACGCTCGAAGCCATCGCCCGCAAATACGGCACCACCGCCGACGCCCTGGCCAAACTCAACCAGCTGGCCAACGCTTCGCTGATCCGCGTCGGCCAACGGCTGCTGGTGTCTGGCAGCGCTGCGCCGGCGGCGCCAACTGTGCGCGGGCGCAAGATGATCGTCGTCGATATTTCCGAACAACGCTGCTGGCGCTACGAGGGCGAAACCCTGCTCAATACCTGGCGCTGTTCCACCGGGCGCAACAACTCCACCGCCACCGGCGCCTTTCGTGTCCAGAGCAAACTGCGCCGGGCCTTTGGCTCCACCTGGAACATCTGGATGCCGTACTGGCTGGGCATCTACTGGGCCGGATCGACCGAGAACGGGCTGCACGGCCTGCCCTGGGAGGCTACCACCGGCCGGCGCACCTGGGCCGGGCTGGTGGGCACGCCCATCACCTACGGCTGCGTGATGCTGAACGACGCCGCCATGAAAGCGGTCTGGGAGTGGGCCGACATCGGCACTTCCGTGGTCATCCGGCGGTAG
- a CDS encoding trypsin-like peptidase domain-containing protein has product MRKLLTITMLGLVLALAVYGGFQVEAQSNRDVSSLAVTPTATRRLATPTRRPPTPTPQPPGLVESLDDVEQAVVQIEAQGKFVNPAGEASSGAGRGSGFIIDPSGLAVTNNHVVGGAALLKVWVAGESRPKNARVLGVSECSDLAVIDIEGGGYPYLGWFEGRARPGLDVYAAGFPLGEPEYTLTRGIVSKERAGGETNWASVDNVIEHDATINPGNSGGPLITEDGLVVGVNYRGREQSNQYYAIGRAAALPVIDELRRRHNVDSIGINPEAVAFDSGLTGVWASSVQSGSPADKAGIKAGDVIVEMEGLPLGADGSMADYCDILRTHEPEDTLDVRVVRFATQEVWEGQLNGRPLEQVTSFAEQGQGDVGNAASGAGYENYVRIEDDSGALKMEAPEEWDQVDGSAWKNDAGKVIGAQLLAQPSGATNGPFVLFSAAAIQSGQFDADALLDQSSFKDTCGKYEGRDDYADQVYTGLYDQYSGCGPEDGVIFVVAAAPEDESFFTLVMVMALTEADLQAADRAFSSFEVVGRLPGQSAARPRTTGGNAEVTADTANVRAGPGTNYAIVTSLRKGDRIQAVGRTSDSKWVKLDISGAPQAWIASQLVSVDGGMSGLVVAAAPAAPAPAAGSTPAAPAGSCPSYLRKPKAGQGVVLIENHIGEPLHIDKANTTQKWDVPAKKGDVPGRVLLDLPAGHNELVLNTPNGEGTMGLDIKAGVGYLIPIVYDQDLNVYPLAIPASCK; this is encoded by the coding sequence ATGCGAAAACTACTCACGATCACCATGCTTGGGCTGGTTCTGGCCCTGGCGGTCTATGGCGGGTTCCAGGTCGAAGCCCAGTCCAACCGCGACGTTTCATCACTGGCCGTCACCCCCACTGCCACTCGCCGGCTCGCCACGCCCACCCGCCGGCCTCCCACACCCACGCCGCAGCCGCCGGGCCTGGTCGAGTCGCTGGACGATGTCGAGCAGGCCGTGGTGCAGATCGAGGCCCAGGGCAAGTTCGTCAACCCGGCTGGCGAGGCCAGCAGCGGGGCCGGGCGCGGGTCGGGCTTCATCATCGACCCCTCGGGCCTGGCTGTGACGAACAATCATGTCGTGGGCGGGGCTGCGCTGCTCAAGGTCTGGGTGGCGGGCGAAAGCCGGCCCAAGAACGCCCGTGTGCTCGGCGTCTCGGAATGCTCGGACCTGGCCGTGATCGACATCGAGGGCGGCGGCTATCCCTACCTGGGCTGGTTCGAAGGTCGGGCCAGACCGGGGCTGGATGTCTATGCCGCCGGCTTCCCGTTGGGCGAGCCGGAATACACCCTCACCCGTGGCATCGTCTCCAAGGAGCGGGCCGGCGGTGAGACGAACTGGGCCTCGGTGGATAACGTGATCGAACACGACGCCACCATCAATCCCGGCAACTCCGGCGGCCCCCTGATCACCGAGGATGGGTTGGTGGTAGGGGTCAACTACCGCGGGCGCGAGCAGAGCAATCAGTATTATGCGATTGGTCGCGCGGCTGCCCTGCCGGTGATCGACGAGTTGCGCCGACGCCACAATGTCGATTCGATCGGCATCAACCCCGAAGCGGTGGCCTTCGATTCAGGCCTGACCGGTGTTTGGGCCTCGTCGGTGCAGTCCGGCTCGCCCGCCGACAAGGCCGGGATCAAGGCCGGCGATGTCATTGTCGAGATGGAAGGATTACCCTTGGGTGCGGACGGGAGTATGGCTGATTACTGCGATATCCTGCGCACCCACGAGCCTGAGGACACGCTGGATGTGCGCGTGGTTCGCTTTGCCACCCAGGAAGTGTGGGAAGGCCAATTGAACGGCCGCCCGCTGGAGCAGGTCACCTCCTTCGCCGAACAGGGCCAGGGTGATGTGGGCAACGCCGCCAGCGGCGCCGGCTACGAGAACTACGTGCGCATCGAAGACGACTCTGGGGCGCTGAAAATGGAGGCGCCGGAGGAATGGGATCAGGTAGATGGCAGCGCCTGGAAGAACGACGCCGGCAAAGTGATCGGCGCTCAACTCCTGGCCCAGCCGAGCGGCGCCACGAACGGCCCGTTTGTGCTCTTCTCGGCGGCGGCCATCCAGTCGGGCCAGTTCGACGCCGACGCATTGCTCGATCAGTCCAGCTTCAAAGACACCTGTGGGAAGTACGAGGGCCGCGACGACTACGCCGACCAGGTCTATACCGGGCTATACGATCAGTATTCGGGCTGCGGCCCCGAGGATGGCGTGATTTTCGTCGTCGCCGCCGCGCCCGAAGATGAGAGTTTCTTCACCCTGGTGATGGTGATGGCCTTGACCGAGGCCGACCTGCAGGCCGCCGACCGCGCCTTTAGCAGCTTCGAGGTCGTGGGCCGTCTGCCCGGCCAGAGCGCCGCCCGCCCGCGCACCACCGGCGGCAACGCCGAGGTGACGGCCGATACGGCCAATGTGCGGGCCGGGCCGGGCACGAACTATGCCATTGTCACCAGCCTGCGCAAAGGCGACCGCATCCAGGCCGTGGGTCGCACCTCCGACAGCAAGTGGGTCAAGTTGGATATCTCTGGCGCACCGCAGGCCTGGATTGCCAGCCAGTTGGTGAGTGTGGACGGCGGCATGTCGGGCCTGGTGGTGGCCGCCGCGCCCGCTGCGCCTGCTCCGGCTGCCGGTTCCACGCCCGCCGCCCCCGCGGGCAGTTGCCCATCCTACCTGCGCAAACCCAAGGCCGGGCAGGGCGTCGTCCTGATCGAGAACCACATCGGCGAACCACTCCACATCGACAAGGCCAACACGACGCAAAAATGGGATGTGCCCGCCAAGAAGGGCGACGTCCCCGGCCGGGTGCTATTGGACCTGCCGGCAGGACATAACGAACTGGTGTTGAACACGCCCAACGGCGAGGGCACGATGGGGCTGGACATCAAGGCTGGGGTTGGTTACTTGATCCCGATCGTCTACGACCAGGATTTGAACGTCTATCCGTTGGCCATCCCGGCCAGCTGCAAATAG
- a CDS encoding phosphate ABC transporter ATP-binding protein, with translation MQPIIAIHDLFYTYPDGVEALSNISLTIQPHEIFVLFGPSRSGKSTLLRLLNRLADLTEGGRVQGGILFDGRDIFARAMDVNDLRRRVSMVFALPTPLPGSIRNNLTFGLRMAGIKERTTLEERVERSLKQAALWDEVKDRLDESAFALSGGQKQRLCLARSLALEPDVILLDNPTSGLDPLSTATVEETLQELKSRYTVIMVPHSVQQAARVADRAGFLLSGSLIEVAAAGKLFVSPKDQRTEDYITGRFG, from the coding sequence ATGCAGCCGATCATCGCCATCCACGACCTTTTCTACACCTACCCCGACGGCGTCGAAGCCCTGAGCAACATCAGCCTGACCATCCAGCCGCACGAGATCTTCGTGCTCTTTGGCCCCTCGCGCAGCGGCAAATCCACCCTGTTGCGGCTGCTGAACCGGCTTGCTGACCTGACCGAAGGCGGCCGGGTGCAGGGCGGCATCCTCTTCGACGGCCGGGACATCTTCGCCCGGGCGATGGATGTCAACGACCTCCGCCGCCGCGTGAGCATGGTCTTCGCCTTGCCCACGCCTCTGCCCGGCTCGATCCGCAACAACCTGACCTTCGGGCTGCGCATGGCCGGGATCAAGGAGCGGACGACGCTGGAGGAGCGGGTGGAGCGTTCGTTGAAGCAGGCGGCCTTGTGGGACGAGGTCAAGGATCGGCTGGACGAGTCGGCCTTCGCCCTCTCTGGCGGGCAGAAACAGCGTTTGTGCCTGGCCCGCAGCCTGGCCCTGGAGCCGGACGTGATCCTGCTCGATAACCCCACCTCCGGCCTCGACCCGCTGTCGACGGCCACCGTCGAGGAGACCTTGCAGGAACTCAAAAGCCGCTACACGGTGATCATGGTCCCGCACAGCGTGCAGCAGGCCGCGCGCGTGGCCGACCGCGCTGGTTTTCTGCTCAGCGGCAGCTTGATCGAGGTGGCTGCGGCCGGCAAGTTGTTCGTCAGTCCCAAGGACCAGCGCACCGAGGATTACATCACCGGCCGCTTTGGCTGA
- a CDS encoding carboxylate-amine ligase yields the protein MSRKPPSLTLGVEEEYQIIDPESRELKSYITHFLDEGVMVERELKPELHQSQVELGTKVCHTPGELYEELARQRGTICHLAERQGLKIASAGTHPFSHWMKQEVTPKERYYGVMEEMQMLAQRLLIFGMHVHVGIEDRDFAIDCMNVLRYVVPHVASLSFSSPFWNGRNTGLKSYRSVIFSDFPRTGLPDYFPDWIAFERFVGTLVSTGCIPDGSKIWWDLRPHFTFPTLEFRMCDACTTIDEAVGIASLLQAVVAWLWDLRQRNMTFRIYRRDLIEENRWRAIRYGLDGKFIDWGKEEEVPARWLIRELLRLVDPYVEALGSRPYIEKIYNILEHGSSAERQLRVYQESGGDMKAVVDHLLKETERNVIRPGA from the coding sequence ATGTCGCGCAAACCCCCCTCCCTCACCCTGGGCGTCGAAGAAGAATACCAGATCATCGACCCGGAAAGCCGGGAACTGAAGTCGTACATCACGCACTTCCTGGACGAAGGCGTGATGGTCGAGCGAGAACTGAAGCCGGAGTTGCACCAGTCGCAGGTCGAGCTGGGCACCAAAGTCTGCCATACGCCGGGCGAATTGTACGAAGAACTGGCGCGGCAGCGGGGCACCATCTGCCATCTGGCCGAGCGGCAGGGGCTGAAGATCGCCTCGGCAGGGACGCATCCGTTCTCGCACTGGATGAAGCAGGAAGTGACGCCCAAGGAACGCTATTACGGCGTGATGGAGGAGATGCAGATGCTGGCGCAGCGGCTGCTGATCTTCGGCATGCACGTCCATGTCGGCATCGAAGACCGCGACTTCGCCATCGACTGCATGAACGTCTTGCGCTACGTGGTGCCGCACGTCGCCTCGCTTTCGTTTTCGTCACCATTTTGGAACGGCCGCAACACCGGGCTGAAGTCCTACCGCTCGGTGATCTTCTCCGATTTCCCCCGCACCGGGCTGCCCGACTATTTCCCCGACTGGATCGCTTTCGAGCGTTTCGTAGGCACGCTGGTCAGCACCGGCTGCATCCCCGATGGCAGCAAGATCTGGTGGGATCTGCGACCCCACTTCACCTTCCCCACCCTTGAGTTTCGCATGTGTGACGCCTGCACGACCATCGATGAGGCCGTCGGCATTGCCTCGCTCTTGCAGGCGGTGGTGGCGTGGCTGTGGGACTTGCGCCAGCGCAACATGACCTTCCGCATCTACCGCCGCGATCTGATCGAAGAGAACCGCTGGCGGGCCATCCGCTACGGGCTGGACGGCAAGTTCATCGACTGGGGCAAAGAAGAAGAGGTGCCGGCGCGCTGGCTGATCCGCGAGCTGCTGCGTCTGGTCGATCCTTATGTCGAGGCATTGGGCAGCCGACCCTACATCGAGAAGATCTACAATATCCTCGAGCACGGTTCCAGCGCCGAGCGGCAGCTGCGCGTCTATCAAGAGTCGGGCGGCGACATGAAGGCGGTCGTCGACCACCTGCTGAAAGAGACGGAACGGAATGTGATCCGGCCGGGGGCGTGA
- the pstC gene encoding phosphate ABC transporter permease subunit PstC codes for MTTSPSSLPVSATAEQPARPPLRWRERVIEGLIVVAGISTIVIIALIFVFLLREGLPAFLDIPLRQLFGSRWYPIEGIFGLWPLLVGSLIVTVGAVVIAVPLGILAAVYLGEVAPVWLREILKPIIEMLAGIPSIVLGFLGWVALAPLVQSMGALTGLTAFTGSVILAYMSLPTIISISEDALYAVPRSYRDASLAIGATRWQTIWRVVLPAARSGLVIAIMLGVGRAIGETMAVMMVTGNAANLPPLGPGMFFAPVRTMTATIAAEMGEVEQGSLHYNTLFAIGILLFLVTFGINSLAARFVGSQSSRRRGEQL; via the coding sequence ATGACGACCTCGCCATCATCGTTGCCCGTCTCGGCCACGGCCGAGCAGCCCGCCCGCCCGCCGCTGCGCTGGCGCGAGCGCGTGATCGAGGGGCTGATCGTCGTCGCCGGCATCTCGACGATCGTGATCATCGCCCTCATTTTCGTTTTTTTGCTGCGCGAGGGCCTGCCCGCCTTTTTGGATATCCCCCTCCGCCAGCTTTTTGGCTCGCGCTGGTACCCCATCGAGGGCATTTTCGGCCTCTGGCCCTTGCTGGTCGGCTCGCTCATCGTCACCGTCGGCGCCGTCGTCATCGCCGTCCCCCTCGGCATCCTGGCCGCCGTCTATCTGGGTGAGGTCGCCCCGGTCTGGCTGCGCGAGATCCTCAAACCGATCATCGAGATGCTGGCCGGCATCCCGTCCATCGTCCTGGGCTTTTTGGGTTGGGTGGCGCTGGCGCCGCTGGTGCAGAGCATGGGCGCCCTCACCGGCCTCACCGCCTTCACCGGCTCGGTCATCCTGGCCTATATGTCGCTGCCCACCATCATCAGCATCTCGGAAGATGCGCTCTATGCCGTGCCGCGCTCCTATCGCGATGCCTCGCTGGCCATCGGCGCCACGCGCTGGCAGACGATCTGGCGGGTGGTGCTGCCGGCGGCGCGGTCGGGGCTGGTGATCGCCATCATGTTGGGGGTGGGCCGGGCCATCGGCGAGACGATGGCGGTGATGATGGTGACCGGCAACGCCGCCAACCTCCCCCCTCTGGGGCCGGGCATGTTCTTCGCCCCGGTGCGGACGATGACGGCCACCATCGCCGCCGAGATGGGCGAGGTGGAGCAGGGCAGCCTGCACTACAACACGCTGTTCGCCATCGGCATCCTCCTGTTCCTGGTCACCTTTGGCATCAACTCGTTGGCGGCGCGCTTCGTCGGCTCGCAAAGCTCGCGCCGCCGAGGAGAGCAGCTATGA
- the pstB gene encoding phosphate ABC transporter ATP-binding protein PstB has product MEDRIVVKDFNFFYGDKQALIALNLTIQANQITALIGPSGCGKSTFLRSLNRMNDTIAGVRAEGQILLDGEDIYAPGVDVVALRQRIGMVFQRPNPFPQSIYDNVAFGPRVLGMARSGGSHLDKIVQKSLEDAFLWDEVKHRLRDSALGLNPGQQQRLCIARAIAVQPEVILMDEPCSALDPVATLRIEDLMHTLAATYTIVIVTHNMQQAARVSDCTGFFWLGRLVEFGPTSQLFTSPQQELTESYITGRRG; this is encoded by the coding sequence ATGGAAGATCGCATTGTCGTCAAGGATTTCAACTTCTTCTACGGTGACAAGCAGGCGCTGATCGCCCTGAACCTGACCATTCAGGCCAACCAGATCACGGCCCTGATCGGTCCCTCTGGCTGCGGCAAGTCCACCTTTTTGCGCTCGCTCAACCGGATGAACGACACCATCGCCGGCGTGCGGGCCGAGGGCCAGATCCTGCTCGATGGCGAGGACATCTACGCGCCGGGGGTGGATGTGGTGGCGCTGCGGCAGCGGATCGGCATGGTTTTTCAGCGGCCCAACCCTTTCCCGCAGAGCATCTACGACAATGTGGCTTTTGGCCCTCGCGTGCTGGGGATGGCCAGGTCGGGCGGGTCGCACCTGGACAAAATCGTGCAGAAGAGCCTGGAAGATGCCTTTCTGTGGGACGAGGTGAAGCACCGCCTGCGCGATTCGGCCCTGGGCCTTAACCCCGGCCAACAGCAGCGGCTGTGCATCGCCCGCGCCATCGCCGTGCAGCCAGAAGTCATCCTCATGGACGAGCCCTGCTCGGCCCTCGACCCGGTGGCCACCCTCCGCATCGAAGACCTGATGCACACCCTGGCCGCAACCTACACCATCGTCATCGTCACACACAACATGCAGCAAGCGGCGCGGGTTTCGGATTGCACCGGCTTCTTCTGGCTGGGGCGGTTGGTCGAGTTCGGCCCCACCTCGCAGCTTTTCACTTCGCCCCAACAGGAACTGACCGAGTCCTACATCACCGGCCGCCGCGGCTAG
- a CDS encoding phosphate ABC transporter substrate-binding protein: MALSRRLFPPLLLVLALVLGGCSRAAQGAAGGESGRAIQNKGSDTMVNLALAWAEAYRQVAPEVAIAVTGGGSGTGIAALVNGTVDIANASRQMKEAEIEAARANGIEPVEHTVAIDALAVVVHPANPVDRLSIDQLADIFTGRVTNWKEVGGNDAPIVLVSRETNSGTHVYFLEEVVRKGDKENKDIFAPQTLLMPSSVGITSEIRRNPNAIGYDGLGYVDPQHEKLIAVAKTAEGPFVVPSVATGADGSYPISRGLYMVTAGEPQGAIASYMQWIEGPEGQKIVADLGFVPLPK; this comes from the coding sequence ATGGCCCTGAGCCGTCGCCTGTTCCCGCCCCTTCTCCTCGTGCTCGCCCTGGTTCTGGGCGGGTGCAGCCGCGCCGCGCAGGGCGCAGCCGGCGGCGAGAGCGGGCGGGCGATCCAGAACAAAGGCTCGGATACGATGGTCAACCTGGCCCTGGCCTGGGCCGAAGCCTATCGCCAGGTGGCGCCGGAGGTGGCGATTGCCGTCACCGGCGGGGGGTCGGGCACGGGCATCGCCGCCCTCGTCAACGGCACGGTCGATATCGCCAACGCCTCGCGGCAGATGAAAGAGGCCGAGATCGAAGCGGCCAGGGCCAACGGCATCGAGCCGGTCGAGCATACGGTCGCCATCGACGCCCTGGCAGTGGTGGTGCACCCCGCTAACCCGGTCGATCGACTCAGCATCGACCAGCTTGCCGACATCTTCACCGGCCGGGTCACGAACTGGAAAGAGGTCGGCGGCAACGATGCGCCCATCGTCCTCGTCTCGCGCGAGACCAACTCTGGCACCCATGTCTACTTCCTGGAAGAGGTTGTGCGCAAAGGTGACAAAGAGAACAAGGATATTTTTGCGCCGCAAACGCTGTTGATGCCCTCGTCGGTGGGGATCACGAGCGAGATCCGGCGCAACCCCAACGCCATCGGCTACGACGGGCTGGGCTATGTCGATCCCCAACACGAGAAATTGATCGCCGTAGCGAAAACCGCCGAGGGGCCGTTCGTCGTCCCCAGCGTGGCCACCGGCGCCGATGGCAGCTATCCCATCTCCCGCGGGCTTTACATGGTGACAGCCGGAGAGCCGCAAGGCGCTATCGCCTCCTATATGCAGTGGATCGAGGGGCCGGAAGGCCAGAAGATCGTCGCCGACCTGGGCTTCGTGCCCCTGCCGAAATAG